Proteins encoded by one window of Candidatus Neomarinimicrobiota bacterium:
- a CDS encoding type II/IV secretion system protein, with product MALRIGDVLVQKGIITEELLKQALEIQSKEPQNDRRRIGEVLYEDLDVDRHKVLQALTSLYAIKEVQVTVDEIPEEQYEFIKGFLEEMSDDNRTSMIRAKMLPLKFERTNGEGILTLIAADPTDPSLQGIVEQLNYRNYEIAYTKKESVEELISKILSGLNDFLGILDEIDYDEEEQGEDEEVDESALDAEINQSALTALVEGVLVEAVRQDASDIHIIPSSSTTTDFLFRIDGKLSVWHTQKGVKPEAIIAVFKDKTRNVDRFERDMAQDGFIQRSVDDYLIRYRVSLIPIVGQEFDRKFESVVIRILDDRKVVTDLKKLGLQPKASEDFHKAISKPSGIIIVTGPTGSGKSTTLIAALYAVITPEVCVLTVEEPVEYLIKGARQLKISDKMGFDLAMRAILRHDPDIVLVGEIRDKKTAEIAIKLANTGHLTFSTLHTNDAPSAISRLFKMGVEPFLIAYSVNIIMAQRLVRRLCNECKIPMNDETKTFAKKLGFTDEELETEKNLFQPVGCNKCRNGYKGRTAIMEGLYFTKELREIIVASGEDINEKAILEQGIKDGMLTLRFSGINRIKEGITSVDEIAAITVDD from the coding sequence ATGGCTTTACGTATTGGAGATGTTCTGGTACAGAAAGGCATTATTACGGAAGAGCTTCTCAAGCAAGCCTTAGAAATTCAATCTAAAGAACCTCAAAATGACCGAAGAAGAATCGGGGAAGTTCTTTATGAGGATTTGGATGTAGACAGGCATAAGGTTCTACAAGCTCTAACCTCTCTATATGCTATAAAGGAAGTCCAAGTTACGGTTGATGAGATCCCTGAAGAACAGTATGAGTTTATTAAGGGATTTTTAGAGGAAATGAGCGATGATAACAGAACCTCTATGATTCGCGCGAAGATGTTGCCGTTAAAATTTGAGCGTACTAACGGGGAAGGAATATTAACTCTTATTGCCGCCGACCCGACTGACCCGAGTTTACAGGGGATAGTGGAGCAATTGAATTATCGCAATTATGAAATTGCCTACACTAAGAAAGAATCCGTAGAGGAATTAATAAGTAAGATACTTTCAGGGTTGAACGATTTTCTCGGTATTCTTGATGAGATTGATTATGATGAAGAAGAGCAAGGAGAGGACGAGGAAGTTGATGAGTCCGCATTAGACGCCGAAATCAATCAAAGCGCTTTAACGGCATTGGTTGAAGGCGTTCTCGTTGAGGCTGTAAGGCAGGATGCAAGTGATATTCATATAATCCCGAGTTCATCAACGACAACTGATTTTTTGTTTAGAATTGATGGAAAACTATCGGTCTGGCATACGCAAAAAGGGGTCAAACCCGAAGCAATCATCGCGGTTTTCAAAGATAAAACTCGCAATGTTGACCGATTTGAACGCGATATGGCACAGGATGGATTTATTCAGCGCAGTGTTGATGATTATCTGATTCGGTATCGTGTGTCACTTATTCCTATTGTAGGACAAGAATTCGACCGGAAGTTTGAAAGTGTGGTTATCAGAATACTTGATGACAGAAAGGTTGTTACAGATTTAAAAAAACTTGGCCTTCAGCCAAAAGCAAGCGAAGATTTCCATAAAGCGATCAGCAAACCTTCCGGAATTATCATTGTAACAGGACCTACAGGCAGCGGGAAAAGCACAACTCTAATAGCAGCGCTGTATGCGGTAATTACTCCTGAAGTTTGCGTCTTGACCGTAGAAGAACCTGTTGAATATCTTATCAAGGGCGCGCGTCAATTAAAAATTAGCGACAAAATGGGCTTTGATTTAGCAATGCGCGCTATTTTGAGGCACGATCCTGATATCGTTCTTGTGGGTGAGATCAGGGATAAGAAAACGGCTGAAATCGCAATTAAATTAGCAAATACCGGGCATTTAACTTTTTCGACACTTCATACCAATGATGCTCCAAGCGCCATTTCCAGGCTTTTTAAGATGGGGGTAGAGCCATTCCTTATAGCATATTCTGTAAATATAATTATGGCTCAACGACTTGTGAGAAGGTTGTGTAATGAGTGTAAAATTCCAATGAATGATGAGACAAAGACTTTCGCCAAGAAACTTGGTTTTACCGATGAAGAGCTGGAGACTGAAAAGAATTTATTTCAACCGGTGGGCTGCAATAAATGTCGTAACGGCTATAAAGGCAGAACAGCGATAATGGAGGGGCTATATTTTACAAAAGAACTCCGGGAGATAATTGTTGCGTCAGGTGAGGATATAAACGAAAAAGCAATATTGGAACAGGGCATCAAAGACGGTATGCTGACGCTTAGATTTTCAGGTATAAATCGAATAAAAGAAGGAATAACATCCGTTGACGAAATTGCAGCGATAACGGTTGATGATTAA
- a CDS encoding site-specific DNA-methyltransferase yields the protein MPVNQLKYSLYNEDCIDGAIKHLKDDSIDLIITDPPYGIKGDKLHQHYNREESYVLDGYIEVPIDEYPDFSLRWIEQAERVLRPGGSIYIVSGYTNLIHILNGLKNSSLEEVNHLIWKYNFGVYTKKKYISSHYHILYYKKPGGDRTFNQFVRFGREDLDESGKSKNYSDREDVWIINREYKKGQVKNKNQLPLELLKKIILYSTDEGDSVCDFFLGGFGTAKVALGLGRRAVGFEKSEIAFNHQIKEIDNIKFGGILENIAIPDEKSPINSSKRWEKAEIKKLMKRFDKLAANSVLKGKAIQLLSEEFGRGRFGILNMLKKNGR from the coding sequence ATCCCCGTTAATCAGTTGAAATATTCTCTATACAATGAAGATTGCATTGATGGCGCAATCAAACATCTGAAAGATGATTCCATTGACCTTATAATTACGGATCCTCCCTATGGAATCAAAGGGGATAAGCTTCATCAGCATTATAACAGGGAAGAGAGTTACGTTCTTGACGGATACATTGAAGTTCCGATTGATGAATATCCCGACTTCAGCCTAAGGTGGATAGAGCAGGCTGAGCGGGTCTTACGACCGGGGGGAAGTATCTATATCGTATCGGGTTACACGAATTTAATTCACATCCTTAACGGATTAAAAAACAGTTCTTTGGAGGAAGTGAATCATCTGATCTGGAAATATAACTTCGGAGTCTATACGAAAAAGAAGTACATATCTTCACATTATCATATTCTTTACTATAAAAAACCGGGAGGAGATAGAACATTCAATCAATTCGTTCGATTCGGAAGAGAGGATCTGGACGAAAGCGGAAAATCGAAAAACTACAGCGACAGGGAAGATGTATGGATCATTAACAGGGAGTATAAAAAAGGTCAGGTAAAAAATAAAAACCAGCTTCCTTTAGAGCTGTTGAAAAAAATAATATTATACAGCACTGATGAGGGGGACAGCGTGTGTGACTTTTTTCTCGGCGGATTCGGAACGGCGAAAGTCGCACTTGGTCTGGGCAGACGAGCTGTAGGTTTTGAAAAAAGTGAAATAGCTTTTAATCATCAGATAAAAGAGATAGACAACATCAAATTCGGCGGAATTTTGGAGAACATCGCTATCCCTGATGAAAAAAGTCCGATAAACAGCAGTAAAAGATGGGAAAAAGCGGAAATAAAAAAACTAATGAAAAGATTTGATAAGTTAGCCGCTAATTCTGTCTTAAAAGGAAAAGCGATTCAGCTTCTATCAGAAGAGTTCGGCAGGGGGCGGTTCGGAATTTTGAATATGCTTAAAAAGAACGGGCGTTAA
- a CDS encoding flagellar hook-length control protein FliK, whose translation MSNEFMTVIKEILKTLKPSTPETVSRVRTNLKNGNGVATLVKPEAPRVISKEEISALQKLADSIGLEIKKLLLKFGAINPTPNANTESSVEEPLTSATGESYIKATKALLNHNLSRLLLLIESSGAVPPKNVESLRTEYQNLINFDPRSQNEVEMFVKQLNSFFSQLVSSVENLTHRDMTSVKLIMEDIFKLFASPPLVKSSLGEMNLASMINSGVNQTMEKPAFDIAYLKVLSGIPTPEADYLPALSKDLGVVANFISKNGALPNPALQKVIELLGNGFAEPLNRNELRKYVKSIGFDLENKIFNSINKTPSYLETKFSPVRRIIFNNLSANLISISADRQTAENYKIFQNGAKLYRSLFESNRPAEKGLLLAPGTSSMELLYKVRMSQSLLHRGVSPTSRNLLAAEALLENNISITRKAVDSLFRAISSLDSDIGSQAELKHLMKTTILLKQLKLPLSPENIRFITDIKNVQSSISGDLNRLYTELPNGKLSGSKSLNKFHNLSLKISGTHKNTKGELRSLVEFAKMAGIEVPESSSGKLGRLLSKSKHSSFKELTGSINSAIDSALQSVKSGKSIALEINKIRILGQLAASLGANSNNSVAPTNANLESLLKETGIVKTDFEMKIVSRLAAANADISRATVLKISNYLLNTLKLSPDSVSSELIDRAVKAAKLELPLNKNSWKSLESMDPLSPEKSTLISNYLMAMNKQSPEGQNDNGLKQILELLFSLSKGSADKATFKMGRSLFEMPFQNHTLRKRSNLSSKLNKIFNGSVKGTLLRTLRYVKLQQNKVAPQQQNSILKSIMGALEQIEQLQSNITQKGEELLFSFPFPDTPHDGHASLRFSKKELDDGSEELNLSIKLAPEPLGPVSIYIQKNSSAFNLTVDLERGEYMNLLRKNLPQLIQRFENMGLGVPHISCTSKPKQSISVENLNRLYA comes from the coding sequence ATGTCGAATGAATTTATGACCGTGATTAAAGAAATATTAAAAACTTTAAAGCCTTCCACACCGGAAACGGTTAGCCGTGTGCGCACTAATTTAAAGAATGGTAATGGAGTTGCTACATTAGTTAAACCTGAGGCACCCAGGGTAATTTCAAAAGAAGAAATATCAGCTCTTCAAAAGTTAGCAGATTCCATCGGTCTCGAAATAAAAAAATTGTTACTCAAATTCGGGGCAATAAATCCCACACCGAATGCAAACACCGAATCGTCCGTCGAAGAACCGTTGACTTCTGCAACCGGAGAGTCATACATCAAAGCTACAAAAGCGCTCCTCAACCACAATTTATCGCGTTTATTGTTGCTGATTGAAAGTTCGGGAGCGGTGCCGCCTAAAAACGTGGAATCTCTTAGGACGGAGTATCAGAATCTGATTAATTTCGATCCTCGTTCGCAAAACGAAGTGGAGATGTTTGTCAAGCAATTGAATTCATTTTTTTCTCAGCTGGTTTCCTCGGTCGAGAACCTCACTCACCGCGATATGACATCCGTTAAATTAATTATGGAAGATATATTCAAGTTGTTCGCCTCTCCGCCCCTTGTCAAGAGCTCATTGGGAGAGATGAATTTAGCGTCCATGATTAATTCAGGTGTGAACCAAACTATGGAAAAGCCGGCGTTCGATATAGCGTACCTGAAAGTTCTTTCCGGCATTCCAACTCCGGAGGCAGATTATCTGCCGGCGCTTTCCAAAGACCTCGGCGTTGTTGCAAATTTCATCAGCAAAAACGGAGCGTTACCTAATCCGGCGCTTCAGAAAGTAATTGAACTTTTGGGAAATGGGTTCGCTGAGCCGTTAAACCGAAATGAGCTGCGAAAATATGTGAAATCAATTGGATTCGATTTAGAGAATAAGATATTCAACAGCATTAACAAGACTCCCTCATACTTAGAGACGAAATTTTCTCCTGTCAGAAGAATAATATTCAACAATCTGAGCGCTAATCTGATTTCCATATCCGCCGACCGACAAACAGCTGAGAATTATAAAATTTTTCAAAATGGCGCAAAATTATACAGGAGTCTATTTGAATCAAACCGTCCCGCTGAAAAAGGATTGTTGCTTGCGCCGGGAACATCATCAATGGAATTGCTTTATAAGGTAAGAATGTCGCAGTCTTTGCTACATCGCGGCGTTTCTCCCACATCGCGCAATTTACTCGCTGCCGAAGCATTGTTGGAAAATAATATTTCAATCACAAGGAAGGCGGTGGATTCACTTTTCAGAGCTATATCAAGTCTCGATTCCGATATCGGCAGTCAGGCTGAATTAAAACATCTGATGAAAACCACAATTTTGTTAAAACAATTGAAGTTGCCGCTAAGCCCGGAAAATATTCGCTTTATAACAGATATAAAAAATGTACAATCCTCCATATCGGGAGATTTAAATAGACTTTATACCGAGCTTCCCAATGGCAAATTATCCGGCTCAAAATCTCTGAATAAATTTCATAACTTATCGTTGAAAATATCAGGTACGCACAAAAATACAAAAGGAGAATTACGAAGTTTGGTTGAGTTTGCAAAAATGGCAGGCATTGAAGTTCCGGAAAGCAGCTCCGGAAAACTGGGTAGACTATTATCAAAAAGCAAACACTCGTCATTTAAGGAATTAACCGGTTCCATAAATTCCGCGATTGATTCAGCTTTACAATCTGTCAAATCAGGTAAGTCAATCGCTTTAGAGATAAATAAGATAAGAATATTAGGTCAACTCGCAGCTTCCCTTGGCGCCAACTCCAATAACAGTGTTGCTCCAACGAATGCAAATTTAGAAAGTCTGCTCAAAGAAACAGGTATTGTCAAAACGGATTTTGAAATGAAAATCGTTTCCCGGTTGGCTGCTGCCAATGCGGATATATCTCGAGCAACTGTGCTGAAAATTTCTAATTATCTTCTGAATACGCTTAAGCTAAGCCCTGATTCCGTTAGTTCCGAGCTTATAGACAGAGCAGTCAAAGCTGCGAAGCTGGAACTGCCATTAAATAAAAACTCCTGGAAATCCCTTGAGTCTATGGACCCGTTGTCCCCCGAAAAATCAACTCTCATCTCTAATTATTTAATGGCGATGAACAAACAATCTCCGGAAGGACAAAACGATAACGGCTTGAAACAAATATTAGAACTCCTATTCTCTTTATCTAAGGGTTCAGCTGATAAAGCTACCTTCAAAATGGGTCGTTCGCTTTTTGAAATGCCTTTTCAGAATCATACTCTGAGGAAAAGATCAAACCTTTCATCGAAACTTAATAAAATATTTAACGGCTCTGTAAAAGGTACACTTCTCAGAACATTAAGATACGTTAAACTCCAACAGAATAAAGTCGCGCCACAGCAGCAAAACTCGATTTTAAAGAGTATCATGGGCGCTTTGGAACAGATAGAGCAATTACAATCGAACATAACTCAAAAAGGAGAGGAATTGCTGTTCTCTTTTCCTTTTCCGGACACACCTCATGACGGTCACGCTTCATTGCGGTTCTCTAAAAAAGAATTGGATGACGGGAGTGAGGAACTGAATTTATCTATTAAACTCGCTCCCGAACCGCTTGGTCCTGTAAGTATATATATCCAAAAAAACTCATCCGCTTTCAATCTGACTGTTGACCTCGAAAGGGGAGAGTATATGAATTTACTGCGAAAAAACTTACCACAATTGATTCAACGTTTTGAAAATATGGGATTGGGCGTTCCACACATATCTTGCACAAGCAAACCGAAGCAATCTATCTCTGTAGAAAACCTGAATAGACTTTACGCTTGA
- a CDS encoding CoA-binding protein, with protein MNYQNSEVIRKLLQESHTIAVYGASDKAWRTSNSIAKFLLNVGYEVIPVNPNYETVLGMKSYSSLLDIETEVDIVDVFRKPSEVFCVAEEAVSIGAKGIWFQEGVINNQAAEHAHNSGLDVVMDRCIMKEYNRLIA; from the coding sequence TTGAATTATCAGAACAGTGAAGTAATCCGAAAGCTGCTTCAAGAGAGTCACACTATCGCGGTATATGGAGCATCAGATAAAGCGTGGAGAACAAGCAACAGTATAGCCAAATTTCTCTTGAACGTAGGATATGAGGTAATACCGGTCAATCCCAATTATGAAACGGTCTTGGGAATGAAATCTTATTCCAGTCTATTGGATATCGAAACGGAAGTTGATATTGTGGACGTTTTCAGAAAACCTTCAGAAGTATTCTGTGTTGCAGAAGAAGCTGTTTCTATCGGGGCAAAAGGTATCTGGTTTCAGGAAGGTGTAATAAATAACCAGGCGGCAGAACACGCCCATAATAGCGGTCTTGACGTCGTTATGGACAGATGCATTATGAAAGAATATAATCGTCTGATTGCCTAA
- a CDS encoding response regulator, producing MAFKKIMIVDDEEDIRKTLSLFLESKCEEIIEADGVGQTIYHLNREIPDLIFLDVMLPGLDGIEILQMIKKYNENVPIIMMSGYATEEMAKKSLSIGAYDYVRKPFNLDRISSLMSVIELAKFV from the coding sequence ATGGCTTTTAAAAAAATAATGATAGTTGACGATGAAGAGGATATAAGAAAAACTCTGTCACTCTTTCTTGAATCCAAATGCGAAGAAATAATTGAAGCAGACGGAGTTGGACAAACAATTTATCACCTCAACAGGGAAATCCCCGATTTGATATTTTTGGATGTAATGCTGCCGGGATTGGACGGAATTGAAATACTTCAAATGATAAAAAAATACAATGAGAATGTGCCGATTATTATGATGTCGGGATATGCTACTGAGGAAATGGCAAAAAAATCATTGAGCATCGGAGCCTATGATTATGTCAGGAAACCTTTTAACCTCGACAGGATAAGCTCTTTGATGTCAGTTATAGAACTCGCTAAATTTGTTTAG
- a CDS encoding response regulator codes for MMRSIDLFRSSSSAPSATKEKQNIVAEAKGILAVVGDSQIQSTIEQSLESIGLELIFVTSGEAADEFLNKRSAVLVISEIDLPIMNGLSLARRIKEDATLGDVPVLLISNSSDGPDKVMGMETGADDYITLPINPSDLRSRVMALLARTKIEPENEDNSDLNEFEEVDDREETVIGAGAQSIPVDELGLGDAEEAPTETPDSQEETVTEQSESIIMEELNPVDDLSSAETDTSFPEDKPALEEAQPGQPRSAIVEEANPFAVQESSQIQDNAAPPIDEKPESPSGEEAAAVSTLEVDEHSAPALPEPLPLDDSQSNLSPPVIEPETEAPVPNAVNDPGTESMINDIFGSSTDSKVAQENTRRQAATQMETPAPPIPPVETDSTVQSANIQPPPVSPLPAQPVAPAETVTPPNPADIPPQAQPQQTAQPLPQQPVTHQQAIETGTLIPADQQPVQAPPVIPPPVPIQTQPQVAPPIPSEADALQVDVNEAALAGYDYEARVDDKEVYNTTISDLKEFETGVTEGGAIGFDKLISDARNIVSSVQQSNYLHIKAIGRREAHDFPVHSINVAIFSVKLATGLNYENKLLTELAVSALLHDVGMLLLPEGIRHAKSKLSDEEFATLRTHPSIGSEYIAKALQSNPELTQFNFLPSVVLQEHERYDGTGYPNGTAKDEIHDYAKIISIIDMYEAVSHPSTYRDEYLAYEALQKVVALKDTYFDVKFLRALVREISVFPLESLVRLNNGEIGQVIGLDGSHPMRPKLKILYNEDGDKYPEEKVIELAKSPFLYIETPITEEEIVKKSDN; via the coding sequence ATGATGAGGTCAATAGATTTATTCCGTTCTTCAAGCAGCGCCCCATCGGCAACGAAAGAAAAACAAAACATTGTAGCGGAAGCTAAAGGTATATTGGCTGTGGTAGGGGATTCTCAGATCCAAAGTACGATTGAGCAGTCTTTAGAAAGTATCGGTTTAGAACTTATTTTTGTCACATCCGGCGAAGCTGCGGATGAATTTCTCAACAAAAGATCGGCGGTATTGGTTATTTCAGAGATTGATCTGCCGATAATGAACGGGCTGAGCCTGGCACGCAGGATAAAAGAAGATGCAACTCTCGGAGATGTACCGGTACTTCTCATAAGTAATTCATCTGACGGTCCCGATAAGGTGATGGGGATGGAAACCGGCGCTGATGATTACATTACTCTGCCCATCAATCCATCGGACTTAAGAAGCAGAGTGATGGCGCTATTAGCGAGAACCAAGATTGAACCGGAAAATGAGGATAATTCAGATTTAAATGAGTTTGAAGAAGTAGATGACCGTGAGGAAACGGTGATCGGGGCGGGAGCTCAATCTATACCTGTTGATGAATTGGGCTTGGGAGACGCTGAAGAGGCGCCTACTGAAACACCCGATTCCCAAGAGGAAACAGTGACCGAACAGTCAGAATCTATTATAATGGAGGAGCTAAATCCAGTTGATGATTTGAGTTCAGCAGAGACGGATACTTCTTTCCCGGAAGATAAACCGGCTTTGGAAGAAGCTCAGCCCGGGCAACCCCGATCCGCCATCGTGGAGGAAGCGAATCCGTTCGCTGTTCAAGAATCTTCACAAATCCAGGACAACGCGGCACCTCCTATTGATGAAAAACCCGAATCTCCCTCCGGGGAAGAAGCAGCTGCTGTCAGCACCTTAGAAGTAGATGAACATAGTGCGCCCGCTTTGCCTGAACCTCTTCCTTTGGACGATAGTCAAAGCAATTTATCTCCTCCCGTTATCGAACCTGAAACAGAAGCTCCTGTTCCGAACGCCGTTAACGACCCCGGCACAGAATCCATGATCAATGATATATTCGGAAGCAGCACGGATAGCAAAGTGGCTCAGGAGAACACGCGGCGGCAAGCCGCTACTCAAATGGAGACTCCTGCTCCACCTATTCCTCCTGTAGAAACAGATAGCACGGTGCAAAGCGCTAATATTCAGCCTCCGCCGGTATCGCCACTGCCGGCTCAACCTGTCGCTCCTGCTGAAACTGTCACGCCGCCGAATCCTGCTGATATTCCACCTCAGGCTCAACCTCAGCAAACAGCGCAGCCGCTGCCTCAACAGCCGGTAACGCATCAACAGGCAATCGAAACCGGTACGCTTATTCCGGCTGACCAACAGCCTGTGCAAGCTCCGCCTGTTATTCCTCCTCCCGTTCCGATTCAAACTCAACCTCAGGTCGCACCTCCTATTCCATCTGAAGCAGACGCACTCCAGGTGGATGTGAATGAGGCGGCATTGGCTGGATATGATTATGAGGCGAGAGTGGATGATAAGGAAGTATATAATACGACTATTTCCGATTTGAAAGAATTTGAGACCGGAGTTACCGAAGGCGGCGCTATCGGTTTTGATAAATTGATTTCTGATGCAAGGAATATTGTCAGTTCAGTGCAGCAATCGAATTATCTTCATATTAAAGCGATAGGAAGACGGGAAGCTCATGATTTCCCGGTCCATTCCATAAATGTAGCAATCTTTTCGGTCAAGTTGGCTACAGGTTTAAATTATGAAAATAAATTACTTACCGAGTTAGCTGTTTCAGCGCTCCTGCATGATGTGGGAATGCTGCTTTTGCCTGAAGGAATAAGGCATGCCAAAAGCAAACTTTCCGATGAAGAGTTCGCAACACTCAGAACACACCCGAGCATCGGAAGCGAGTACATTGCAAAAGCATTGCAATCTAATCCGGAGTTAACACAATTCAACTTTTTGCCTTCAGTAGTGTTGCAGGAACATGAAAGGTATGACGGGACAGGCTATCCTAACGGAACAGCGAAAGACGAGATACACGATTACGCCAAGATAATTTCTATCATAGATATGTATGAGGCGGTGTCTCATCCCTCTACGTATAGAGATGAATACCTTGCGTATGAAGCGCTCCAAAAGGTGGTAGCTCTCAAAGACACGTACTTTGATGTCAAATTTCTCAGAGCGTTAGTCCGGGAAATATCTGTCTTTCCTTTGGAATCGCTTGTGAGATTGAATAATGGTGAAATCGGTCAGGTAATAGGTCTTGACGGCTCTCATCCAATGCGTCCAAAACTGAAAATATTGTATAATGAGGACGGCGATAAATATCCTGAGGAAAAAGTAATAGAATTAGCTAAATCACCGTTTCTATACATAGAAACGCCGATTACCGAAGAGGAAATAGTTAAAAAATCAGATAATTAG
- a CDS encoding AAA family ATPase: MKIVYLEYWGLNKKPFENTPDPEYFYFSDGHKEGYERMMYAVTENKGGAMLTGEYGCGKTTLLRIIAGKTMNDDREIVVVNNPNYEPEELLAEIIYQLGEEASEKSRVELSKQIEDILYRKFQSGREVIIMIDEAQLMRNDNVFEELRLLLNHQLNDRFLVTILLVGQPELRERVTKMPQFEQRFAIKYHLHSFNLEETGKYISHRLSIAGLDSKIVNDDAIEAVFNASYGVPRKINSICDLALMTAARRNIKIVDSALINMVI, translated from the coding sequence TTGAAAATCGTGTATCTTGAGTATTGGGGGCTAAATAAAAAACCGTTCGAAAATACACCCGACCCGGAATATTTCTATTTTTCAGACGGGCATAAAGAAGGCTACGAACGGATGATGTACGCCGTCACGGAAAATAAAGGGGGGGCGATGCTGACAGGCGAGTATGGGTGCGGAAAAACTACTCTGCTGAGAATCATAGCCGGAAAAACGATGAACGATGACAGAGAAATCGTGGTGGTGAACAACCCGAATTACGAGCCGGAAGAGTTACTGGCTGAAATTATCTACCAACTCGGCGAAGAAGCGTCGGAAAAATCCAGAGTGGAACTTTCCAAACAGATTGAAGACATTCTCTACAGAAAATTTCAGTCCGGCAGAGAAGTAATAATTATGATAGATGAAGCTCAACTAATGAGAAATGATAACGTTTTTGAAGAACTCAGACTGTTGCTGAATCACCAGCTGAATGACCGGTTTTTAGTTACGATTTTGCTTGTCGGTCAACCCGAATTGAGAGAGAGAGTTACAAAGATGCCTCAATTTGAGCAACGTTTTGCGATAAAATATCATCTCCATTCATTCAACTTGGAAGAAACGGGGAAGTATATATCACACAGGCTGAGCATAGCAGGTCTGGATTCTAAAATTGTGAATGACGATGCGATAGAGGCTGTTTTCAATGCTTCCTATGGAGTTCCGCGGAAAATTAACAGCATATGCGATCTTGCATTGATGACAGCGGCGCGAAGAAACATTAAAATAGTTGATTCTGCACTTATAAATATGGTAATATAG
- a CDS encoding NAD(+)/NADH kinase: protein MNYGIIANPKKRKELLKILPDLISWLESHENNVIVESDLLEIGSEALKGINSASRESIPENCDIILALGGDGTILSAARVVGNSGVLIAGINLGGLGFLAEVAVEEIYDRLQFIQDGEYLVEERMVLKATTDATPGKEYRALNDIVIERGFYTRMRNLSVTVDGAFFNNYTADGIIVATPTGSTAYSLSAGGPIIVPPLQTMLITPISPHSLSQRAVVLKYDSKIQITFEDSPDDMLLSIDGQESVKIKSDQSISISRAEENIKLIKWKDKSFFDTLRTKLNWGVESRS from the coding sequence TTGAATTACGGAATAATTGCCAATCCCAAGAAACGAAAAGAACTTCTTAAAATTCTTCCGGATCTGATTTCATGGTTGGAGAGCCATGAAAACAATGTTATAGTTGAATCCGATCTTCTCGAAATCGGAAGTGAAGCGTTAAAAGGGATAAACAGCGCTTCAAGAGAGTCTATTCCTGAAAATTGCGATATTATCTTAGCTCTCGGCGGTGACGGCACTATCTTAAGCGCTGCGCGAGTTGTAGGAAACAGCGGCGTACTTATCGCGGGTATAAATCTTGGAGGTTTAGGTTTCCTTGCCGAGGTAGCTGTGGAAGAGATATACGACAGGCTTCAATTTATTCAGGATGGAGAATACCTTGTTGAGGAACGGATGGTATTGAAGGCAACTACAGACGCCACTCCGGGAAAGGAATACAGAGCGTTAAACGATATAGTAATTGAAAGAGGTTTTTACACACGGATGAGGAACCTCTCGGTGACCGTAGACGGCGCTTTTTTTAACAACTATACCGCTGACGGGATAATTGTAGCAACACCCACAGGTTCTACGGCATATTCGCTCTCTGCCGGCGGACCTATTATCGTTCCTCCTTTGCAGACTATGCTTATAACTCCCATATCTCCTCACAGCCTGTCGCAACGCGCGGTGGTTCTGAAGTATGATTCGAAAATACAAATCACTTTTGAGGATTCACCCGACGATATGCTGTTGTCCATTGATGGGCAGGAGAGCGTAAAAATCAAGAGCGACCAATCAATTAGTATAAGCAGAGCGGAAGAAAACATCAAACTTATAAAATGGAAGGATAAATCCTTTTTCGACACGTTGAGAACTAAGCTGAACTGGGGTGTTGAAAGCAGGTCATGA
- the xseB gene encoding exodeoxyribonuclease VII small subunit — MAKSKSFEDALNRLSEIVKELDSSDTKLEDSMKLFEEGVTLSKYCREVLKNAAERVELLNDEDDSEE; from the coding sequence ATAGCTAAAAGTAAATCTTTCGAGGATGCGCTCAACAGACTTTCTGAAATCGTGAAAGAACTTGACAGTAGCGATACAAAACTGGAAGATTCCATGAAGTTATTCGAGGAGGGAGTGACCCTATCCAAATATTGTCGGGAAGTATTGAAAAATGCGGCAGAGAGAGTGGAATTATTAAATGACGAAGATGATTCCGAGGAATAG